TACCATCCGAAAGATGTTTGGATGGTAACCCAATAGAAATCTCTTTAATTCTTTTTTTAACATTCTTAATAACCTGAGCTGGGTTTGCCCCATATTGCACTACTACAACGCCACCGACAGAAGGCACGCCATTTTTATCTAAAGCCCCTCTCCTCACCCCTGGTCCAATTACTACCTGAGCAAGATCTTTAATTTTTATTGAAACCCCATTCTTAGTAGATACTATAAGATTCTCTATATCGGTAATCCCTTTAACTCCTCCTAAACCTCTCACGAAATATTCCACCCTATTTATTTCAAGTGTGCTTACTCCAATATCCTTACCTCCATTCCTAACTGCACTTGCAACCTGAAGAAGAGATATCCCAAATCTTTCAAGCAATAAAGGATTAACATCTATCTGATACTCTTTCTTATATCCACCAATTGAAGCTACTTCAGCAACACCCTCTACAGACATCAAAGCATGCTTAATATGATAATCTTGAGCCGTTCTTAAGTCTTCCAACCCCCAACCGCCAGTAGTATTGCCTTTATCGTTTTTCCCTTCAAGTGTATACCAGTATACCTGCCCTAAAGCCGTAGCATCTGGTCCTAAAATTGGCTGCACTCCATTTGGTAAGTCTCCGGGTGAAATTGAATTCAGTTTTTCCAGAATTCGAATTCGAGAACTATAAAACTCCATATCCTCGTTATAAATGACATAGATTGTTGAAAGTCCGAACAACGAATTACTCCTAATAGTTTTGACACCAGGTATTCCAAGAAGATAGCTTGTAAGGGGATAACTAATTTGATCCTCTACATCCTGAGGCGACCTACCTTTCCATCTTGTGATTATAACTTGTTGATTTTCGCCAATGTCAGGAAGTACATCAGCATTAACAGAATAATCTGGAAAAATCCCTTTGTCTATACTAAAAGGAAGAGTTGAGATTCCTGTGAATATAATCGACAACAATAAGAACACTGTTATTATTTTGTTCTCGATGAAATACTTAATCAATTTATTTAGCACTATATAATTATTGATTTTTCACTTTATATTATTGTTGCCAGATTTTCACGTCTTCAAGTTAATAATATCTAAACATTCTACCCTTCTATTCTAGGCTCACCCTTAAACATTAACTAGTTTTAATGTATGTCTATGAGCCTTAATAATATAAAAGCAATACTTCCAGCTTCAATTGCTGTAACTGCCGCGTACAGCACAAGCCTATTTGGCTTATATGTACAGCCTCAACTTCTAATTCCTTTAATGGAAAAATTTCAAGCTACAGACCCTGAAATAGGACAATTGTTTATGGTAGAGAATCTTTTCTACTTTATCTTTCTTGTAGTGGCTACTGTGCCGATTACAAAATATTCTAGAACAAAAATAGCCTATGTGGGTACAATCTTTTTAGTTCTAGGAAACCTTGGATCTGCCTATGCAAATACTATAGATTCTCTAATGCTTTTACGTGCATTTGTTGCGATAGGATCGGGAATAGTATCTGGTGCTGCGACTGCCTCAGCATCCTCTTCTTCCGAACCGGAACGAACTTTTGCTCTTTCTGGAGTAATGTATTTGTGCATCTTTTCTATCTCGCATGCTCTACTGCCATACATAGTTGAATGGATGGATATAAAAGGAGTTTATTTATCTCTAGCCTTGTACTCACTACTTATTATACCTGCCTATATGTACTTACTACCGCCTATTCTAAAGAACATTGGAAATAGCGATTTTATTACAGAAATCAAGAATGCCCCTTACAAGGCATTGGCAATTATTGCCATGTTTGGGTTATTAATTTATGAGCTAGGTCAAAATGGAGTATTTACTTACATGGATAAATTAGGTGCCAATACGGGTATAGAGTCCGAAGAACGTGGCCTTGCACTATTTCTCTCTTCATTATTTGGTATTAGCGGTGGCATACTAGCAACATGGCTTGGTACAAAATACGGCCGCTTCAAGCCTCTACTTATCGGTGTAATCCTCAATATAGGTATAGGTGCCCTGTTCACAATT
The genomic region above belongs to Flavobacteriales bacterium and contains:
- a CDS encoding MFS transporter encodes the protein MSLNNIKAILPASIAVTAAYSTSLFGLYVQPQLLIPLMEKFQATDPEIGQLFMVENLFYFIFLVVATVPITKYSRTKIAYVGTIFLVLGNLGSAYANTIDSLMLLRAFVAIGSGIVSGAATASASSSSEPERTFALSGVMYLCIFSISHALLPYIVEWMDIKGVYLSLALYSLLIIPAYMYLLPPILKNIGNSDFITEIKNAPYKALAIIAMFGLLIYELGQNGVFTYMDKLGANTGIESEERGLALFLSSLFGISGGILATWLGTKYGRFKPLLIGVILNIGIGALFTI